In the genome of Catharus ustulatus isolate bCatUst1 chromosome 1, bCatUst1.pri.v2, whole genome shotgun sequence, the window ACTGCAATATGGATAGTAGGAGTGGATGggaaagttttggtttttgtttagCCTAAGTTCTGAATTCATGTTTATGAAAACATCATTCTAATTAAACACAAACAGCATGAACGCAAACAAGTTTTGGAAGGAAGACAAGCTTAAGTGTCCTTCCACCATCAGTTACAAACACTACTAGGTTTGCTCTCTCAGCTATGGTTATGACCAATGAACTCAGCAATTCTGAGTCCAGATTCAACATCTTCCCCTTCCCACCTTAAACATGAACACCAATCATTTGACAGCCCCACCACTTAGTTCTTTAATATAGGAAGTACCTTTGCCTAGACGAAGCCACATGCAGTCATTCACTCTCATCCTCCACATCAACTCCTGCAACGAAATCTTAGCAAACCTCCCCCTGGAAATGaacattttgacattttttagGAACCGGCACTTGTTGTGGTTTGAACCCCAAAGCTCAGTAGGGATGACCTTCTCCAGGCAATCCCTCACAAACATGTACACCTGCCAGTAGCTGCTGTGTGCTTGAGGAGCTCCCTGAGGGCTGAATCACGTGCCTCTCCCGAGTTTTGATCCTCACTCGCAACGACTCCCTAAGCACAGATTCTGCAAGGGGAGCTCCTAAGCTGTCTGGCACATCAGTGTGACCAGATTCACATCTGCTGCTTGTCACACACTTAGCAGGCTCTTTCCCAAACTGTTCTGCTTGCTTCTGAACCCCTGCTTCCCCAGGTAAGACTGCTTGACAAGACAGATTGATTTTTCTCATACTGATTTCAGATATCCGAATGGGGCAATTTTTTCTCAAGAGAGCCAAGTAAGCACACTTTCCATGGTTCTTCAGCAGTTGCTCAAATGTATGCCTCACTTGCCGGTAGCGTTTGGGCAATGCCTTCTTTCTCCACTTGCGCTTTGGCAGACTTTGGTATGCCTTTGCTGCACCTGATTTTGGCTAAAAAATATAGCTTCTACAAGCCGTCTTCCACCTGCCTCAGAGTCCTGCAAGCGATTCAAGATAAATGATTTAGGAAAACATTCATGGAAACTCCTGCAAGAATACAGAAGAGACTTCTTCTCAATGTATACTGCAGAACTCAGGAGTCTATAGGGTAACTTGTTTGATAAATGAGGTTGGGGACTCTCCTGCCCTCTGCATTTTGAAGTACCGTCCATCGATTTGGTTTGTCCTGAAGGCAACTGAGATTCATAGGTACGCATCTCTACTCTTTTCCTGCGGGAATCTGCTTGCATTTCAGTGTTGGAGCCTAAAGGTTTGTTACCGAAGTCCCTGCAGAAGATAGCTTTTGCCTGCCACAAACTTCCTCCTGCCACGAGATGTGTGAACTAAAGGATCAGACACAGCACTGTTACTACTTTCAGAAACATGGTGGGGTTTAATGGCACTTTCAGAACGGGGTGATACACACGCAGTTTCAGATCTCTCGGAACTACTTTGGTTTAGATCAGGAACAAGACTACaagccttttcctctctcactTTCTCCACTATTTTTGCTCTCTTAGCTGGAATTTCAGGTTGCTCTCTATGAATCTTCCTTTTTCGAGATGGAGTTGTAGCTGAAACACATGAACTGGAGCTACTCTTTTCCCCTGATGTTCACTAACCTTTCTGATCTGTTTGCTTGCTTTAGAAACAGCGTTTTGCAGAGCACTGGTCAGTGGGCGCTAAGCTTCGTCTCTTgttatttccttcatttctcaCTCTGGAGACATTATCTTTACATTTTTGTCTGTATTTCCACTCACATGActttaaaagatattttctatGAAACATAAGCCTTTTCCGCACATATTTAAGCAAACTAGTACAACTACTTTGAGAACCTTTGTCTGAAAAAATACCAGGGATGAGGCTACGTTATATGAAATAAGTTCATAAACTGGTTGCCCACAAACTTGGTAACAATTACTAGGGGGAACCAGCATAAAGACTGCACAGTGTTCCAATAAATACATCATCACATCATCCCCTATCCGACTCAACAATGTCTCCCAGAAGCCGCTGATACAAAGAGTTTCTGTGGCAGTATTGGGTAGGTAGCTGTGTATCTTTGAAAGTGGCACAATTGGGAATTGAGAACTGTTTTCATCTGGTAAGGAGTATCCATATGCGAGGacattcttcttctttttttcacacAGTCTCTGAACGACTCTTGAGGTAACTTCACTCTGACTAGATAactgaagaaacaaagaaaagagaattagCTTTCTTCACTTACTCCTTCATAAACCACAATGTAccctttaaattaaaaaaaaaaaaaagcaagatacACAGCCCTAGATATCAGCCTCCAAAACAGTATTAATGATTCACAAGCACCATActcaaaaattcagattttccaaGCAAGATGTTTACGATGTTAACGTAAGCCGATGACTTGAAGGAAGTATTTTTAACATCTGCCCTTTTGATCCTGGTTTTATGCCCAGGAAACGCCCTACACGATTCCCCCTTGAGTCCCTCAGACTCCACTGCCTCCGTGAATCCGTGTTGGCAGAGCCAGGTTAGCAGGCACACATCCGTACATACGTGCTCGCGCAGGCTCTAACCTCCAGGGAACTAACCCTAATTTTCTTGAGGCCTCCATTTCCTTTCATGTGAAGGAAAATTCAACTAAACAGCTCGGCACACAATTCCAAAAGCCATTTTACAAGTCGTCCTGGGTTTGCAACCGTTCCTTCCTACCACACACAGTTTCGCGCATACGGCGCTAAGAAAAAAGTGGTCTTCCCCCtctgaaaagcttttcctcCGCTTAAACCCCGACCAGCAGCCAGTCCCACCCGCCTCTTCTCCAGTCTCTCAAGAGCGGGGCACTCTCCATCCCCAGTCGCTCCCCGACATTGGCCGTCCATCCCTCGCCACACGGGCAGccggggagccagggagcccCACGCACACAGACCCAcagcgctgcccgcccgcccggGCCGCCACCTGGGCCTGGCTCTCCCAGCCCGGGGAAGAGGCAGGGCGGGTTCCCAGGCTCCGCGCTGGCCCTGGGGCCGGGATGGAGGGCGGATGGCTGTGGGAGCGGGCTGGGCCCGCCGGCAGCAGCCGTGAGGGGCCAAgggcggccgcgccgccccgcaCGCACGGGGCGCGGGAAGCGCTGCCCCGGGAAGCCCCGCGGGGCTCCCCCGCCGCTCGGCGAGGGCGGCAGCCCCTCGCCCCCGGGCCCCTTCCTACCTGCTGGAAGGTGAAGGGCCGCGGGATGGGGCGGGCGCCGCGGGGCACGCACACGAGGCACTGCCCCACGAAGGTGCGGTAGCCGGGGCCGTCGGCGGCCCGCAGCACCTCGGCGtccccggcgccgccgccccccaGCCGCCGGACGAAGGTCTCCAGCGGGACGGCCTCGGCGTAGCAGCGGCGCAGCGCGGACAGCACGGCCGCGAAGGGCTCCCAGCTCGCCATGCTGCGGCCAAAGCAGGCACGGgggccgccgcgccgcccctCCGACCGCGCCGCTCGCCCGCCGGGCATCGCGGAGCAGGTGCTTAGCGGTgaatgaacaaaaaacaaaagcacgAGCTGGAGAGGCGGGAGAACAAGAAGCTCCGCGAGCCATCCTTTTAAAGCCGCGGCGTGCCGACCCCGCGTGGCCGCGGAGAGGCGgtgggcggggcggggcggggcggggcggggccgggggccgcTGTCCAGCTCCGGCGGCGCGGGCACCGCGGGAGGATTGCTCCACGAGGAGCGCTTCTTCCGCGGGATCTGCGCTCCATTGAGGATCCATCTGAAATAAGAGCAACTCTAGGAGAGATTATGGTGGAGATGAACACGCTAAACTCTACAAATACCGAAGTGGCTCACcctgttgttttaattttttaaatcgAACTCATGAATGAAGAAACCAAATCGCTTGCGGTAGTATGTAACCTCCTGCTCCAAATTTTCTTTGGTATCTGAAGATTTCATGATAGAAAACTTGATTCCAGACTGAAAGGTATTGCAGTAGAGTTCTGGGGAAGTGCAGGTCTCTAGGACCTATGTATGTTCCCGGTGAATTAGTAGAAATCCTAAAATTatagcatggtttgggttggaagagacttcaAAGGTCATCTACTTCCAACTACCTTGCCATGGGAAAGGACAATATATGTGAAATATTTGTGCAATAACAGAATTAGGGAATGCTGGGATAAAAACATATTGCTCAGCCAAGATTGCTCCTGTAAGGAGTCCTGTCCTTGAATTCTGTCAAGTGTTAGAAAGACATGAAATTTATGGTCATGTGGTTGATATATGCTACTTGAATTTCCAAAAACCTTTGCAAGGAGATATGGCATGACACATCACGTAAATTCAACAAACCAAGACTTTTGAGTAAATGTTTGGGCAAGATGGAGTTAGCACTCTACCACGGAGGGTGAGGTGACTGTCCTCTACCCAGGCTTCATAGTTAGGTTGCTGCAAGTATCCTGCAGAAATGTGAGTTCTCTCCTTCCCTAAGATTACAGAGTACCTCATCTTTGAGAGGAATCATCCAACAGATCCCATCGTGGAGAAGGTTATTTTTTCAGGTGTGTCAGTGGGTAAAAGGAGATGTTAGTGTCCCCGTGGTCATGGATAGTCTTGTCCCTGGTAGTGGTGGTGCCATGCAGTGAGTAATTTTTACcagtggcagggacacaggtgtAGAAGTCATGGGtctgctgaggcagagcagtgtgTAGCTGCCCTTCCTCAAGTGAAGCCTTTACAGACTAGGGAGTGAGGTCAGCATCCCTCCATAAGCAGCTCATCTCCTAATACCAACATGGCTGAGGAGTCAACTGGCACCTTGTGACCAACAAGTTGAGGCATTCCTACATCACTTTCAGCACTGCCAGACTCTTTTAGCCCTTAACAGAGATTGGCACCAACTGGCATTCCCAAGGGAGGGAGAGCAGTAACACCAGGCTTCCTGGGACCTCAGCGAGGCTGTACCTGAAATATTGCACTGCCACTGTGTACTGAGGGGCAAGGGATTTGCAGACAGTCGGAATCCATCAGCATCTGCACCTTGGGCAGGGATAAAGCTGATGCCCTTGGTCTGACCTCTGAAGGATCTATTTCACGTGTGTTTCCTCCCATCTCTCCATTGCTCCAAAGGTGACAGAAGCCTTAAGGTAGAATGTAGCCTGTGGCAAACACAAGGTTCACCATTTCCTGTGAGAAACATGTTCAGGAAGAAAGtaagaggaaaaggaagtaaAAGGGGTTAATTAATCTCTACCAGTGCTGGCAGGTTCCTGCCTGTGCCTCTTCCTGATGCCTGCTTGTTGGCAATGACCACAGATGGTGGAggggaggggctgctgcagccaaatTACGGGGggctctttcctctttcttttcacaggtgtttttctgtgtgtctaCCATtgagctggggagggaattcaggagagagagggggaatGAAGTAACATGGAAAACGAGTAAggttgattttttgggttttggggttttttttagaggGGTGGCAGGATgaataaggaaaataatagaatcacagagaCATAGAATAGCTGAGGCTGAAAGAGCTCTATGGACATGTCTAGTCCACTCTGCTGCTCAAAGCAAGGTCACTTAGAGCAGATTGCCAAGCCAAATGTCAAATTAGGCTTTAATATCCTCAAGATAGAGATTCCACAACCTCGCTGGGCAACCTGCTCTGGTGTTTTAtcacatgtttttaaaaaattgtgtttaaatgggatttcttctattttatttgtGCTCACTGCCTCTTATCCTGATATTGGATATCACTGAGAAGAGTTTGGATCCATCTTGTATTGATTCACTTTGATATGATCTCCACTGAGCCTTTCCTCCTTGGGCTAAACAATCCCAGGTATCTCACAATCTCCTCATATGTCAGATTGTCCTGCTCCCTAATCACCTTAGTGACCCTTAGTGAAAAGTTCTCTGTGCTTGCTACAGTATAGTCACTCTTTTACTGGGAACTCAGATTGGACAAATAATGGGGTCACAGTTCTCTCAACAAAATGTATACTTCAAGGCATACTTAACCTTTTCCACATGCTGCTTTACAACCAGCTTCTGTGAAAGGGAGTTATCCTGGGAATGGAGATGATAATGgaatgataaaaataaagcactgcGTTTACGGTCAAGCAACAAAGTGAAAGGAAATTAGATGTTATGTTTGGGTCCAACTTCAGGAATGGCCACTTAAAGAGGCAAACTTTCTGCAAATGTGCCTCTATTTTCAAAGCTCCATTTGAAAAGACTAAAGGAAGCTAACAAGAAATGTCATACTATGAAGAAGTAAGGTGTCTTTCAAAAATCTGAAGCTGTGTTCAAatagaaaagtgaaaaacaaatcaaacaatATCAGATTAGTTTGATGAATAGCTTCTCAAAGTGAAAGAAACATGGAACATCAGAAGTGGAACCGCTTGCCAGGAAGTTAATAATACAAAAATTGAGAAGAAACACTTAGGAATCGTGGCAGTACTGAGGAACGGGATGCTCTTGCgtaaaatatttgcacagaGCATGAACAGTCTCAAGCTCAAGTACTGTGAATTATGTTGttcaagaaagaggaaaaaaaattcaaaaatcagTGACTCTCTAATTAGATGGTAACTACCAGTGAGTTTAAAGGAACTCAGTATTACCCATGTCAAGCCATGTCAAGAATTTTTCTGTAGCACAAGCTATGAAAATGCGTAACCTGACATCAAGGATCCCAAAGGATATAATGGGGACTACCTAGCAGTAAATCTGAGGACTCAGCTGTGAAAATTGACTAACTCTGTAGTAAGGAATGGATTTAGCGGACATGTGGATAATTATGGCACATCGGAGGAATCAACATTACGTTTGCTGAGGATGACATTACATGATACAAGGGGACATTCCTTTTGTCAGTTCAGGTCAgttgtcccagctgtgtccactCCCAGTTTCTTGCCCACCCCAGTCTGCTCATGGTGGAGGCAGAGTGGGAAAAAAGACATCCTGATGCTGTCCAAGTGCTGCTTAGTAATACCAAAACAGGGGTGTGTTGTCTGTTAGCACAGACCCAAAGCAGAACACAGACTGCTTTGAAGAAAGGTAACTCTGTCCTTGCCAGACCCAGTATAATTTGTCAGAGTAACACCTCTTTTTGGCCCATCATATCCACCAGTCTGAGTCATCACTAACTAGGGATCTTCAGCCAATGTGGCTGATCTTGGTGCCAGTCTCACATGAGGCTTGAGACAGATCATACAGTCACGTGCCTTTAATCAAGGATATAGTTTCATCTTAACCAGTGGTATGTGTAATCCCTTTTTAGAGTATCTGTCACATGTCATGACTTTTATCTGCTGTGGAGTGAAGCCTGTTGTGACAGTAATTTACTCTCTTTGTGGCTTGCATCTgcagtatttgttttctttaagatGGTCTTGGTAAATGGAGTTGTGATTTGGTTCCCTTGCTCACCCTGTGCAGAGGGCATGtggtgtggggaaaaaagcccttTCTGGCACTATTATCACAGACACCAGACTTACATAGGTCTGGGTCTTCCTATGTCTGTCCACCACAATCCTCTGGATTGGGACTCtccctcagagctgcagtggtCCCTTTACCTCTTAAATGCTTTCTCCCGGCCACTGTATCTCTCACACTGTGTGATGGTCCCTGAACAGCATCATCTTCTAACATCAGCCCCAGACTTACTGTTTGATTCAGCTTCTCCCTACTTGCCTATTGCTCCTTAAAACAGATGTTCAacccttcctttcctcccccaTTTGCCTCCTCGAGGTCAGGTCTTAATTGTATCAGACATACTTTGTGATCAAACACTGaacttttctgttctgtttaatAAATGCTCGTGCTGCTTTACACACATCAGTCCCAGTATTTCCTCCCCAAGCTCTTTGATCCTTATCTCAGCCTCTTGGCTGGCAGGCAGCCATGCCCAAGTCACACTTTGTCCTTCCTCAGACATATTCTTCCTCGGGTTTCACACTGCCTTTCAATTAGTGAATTTgaggggaaattaattttccatgtgCTGGTTTTAGCTGAGGCAAATATCTTCATACAAGTTATTACAGGGCTATATTTTGAATTTGTGCTAAAAGAGTCTtgataacacagagatgtttttgtaaCTGCTGAGCAATGTTTACAGAGCGTCAAAGCCTTTTCTACTTCCTTCACCACTCCaccagtgaggaggctgggggtaCACAGGAATGTGGGAGATGACACAGAAGGGAaagctgacccaaactgacccaaGGGGTATTCCATACCATATGGTGTCATGCACAGCACAAAAAGTGAGGAGactggggggggtgggggtaGAAGGTGCTCAGGGAGAGGCTGGGCATCTGTTGGTTGGTGGCATAATTGCTTAAATTTGcataattctttcttttttgggttttattttcctattttattttattttatttttattcactgaCCTGCAACCCCGTTCTAACCCCTTCTTCTATAATATCTCATGAGTGGGCTAACCGGCATTTTTCATTCCTAGTGCTCCCTGGTCACATTCAGCTTGTGATTAGCAGGGCCAAAGCACGCAGATGAACCACACCAAAGAAACACCTACGTGATTTTAGGCTGCTTGACACAGACTAACCTGGGGCTAGAGACTGCTACAGGCAAATAATGCCTGGTAAAAATGTTCAGTCAACTTTTCAAAGTCCAAAGAGTAAGATAGTCCACAAGTCTTTGCAGGTGTGCAAGAAATAGAAGGACAGATCATCATAGAGGCAACCATCAGACCTCTCTCCTAATGTGAATTGTGGAGCTGTAGATGAAAAAAGAGAACCTTAGGGAACAGAAATGGAGAGGCAACTATACCCAAATATCGACATAGACTCAAAACAGCTTGCAAGACATTTTATGGGAATCGTATGGCAGGGACTTAAAGTACAGAACACCACTAAACAGAAAGTTAGAGGCACCAGGGGAGAAGTTATCCCACTTTTCTAACCAAACATAGGCAGGCATGAGCCACAATGTCCCAGTGTTAAAAGTGCCTTTTGAATCTATTTTGCTCCTACTGATGAAGAAGGGGGAGTTctaaagagaataatttttaaaaacccaataaaacCAGGAGTTTTAGAGACCACTATTAAAAGGAGCAGTAATAAATTGAACAGcttaaagaaaaagctgaagcaAATTGATTTGCTCCAGAAATCCTTAAAAAGGAGTCATCACAGTTCTCCCTTTATACTAAGAGAAAATTCTTGAAAAGAATAATAGAATAtgttgagttggaagggacccatcaggatgatcaagtccaaccctggccctccctcctcctcataaagcttcccctgcagcccctccaccATTTTCTTTGCCCTCCTTTGATGCTAACAGCTTAAtgtctctttaattttttttttatttctgtaaccACTGGAAAAGTGTATTGATCCTCACCCAGGGCCAAACTTCTCTTAGCGGGAGAGAGGGAACAGTCAGAGACTGTCACTGGGCATCTGGGAAGGCTGGACTCTTTGTGGCTCCATTTCTCAATACCCAGAGCTAGATTTATTCACGCAGAGGTCTTACACTGGACTATCAGTAAAGCATAATTAGTGCTGTAAGAGGGATAAgaagctgtgctgagcagcctcAAGTTCCTTCTCATGTGTTTTAAATCGTACTGTAACAAAAAGCTGTAAGCTGTAACGTAGAGTATCAGCATTACCAAGAAATTGCCACATTTCACTTCTTCAAGATGAGATTTATCTTCCGATGGAAAAAACTGGAAAGTGTGATGTTTGCAGACAAACTACAGAATTACGTGTCTTAATGCTTGTGTTGCTGAGCTGTAGGTGTTGTAGCTAAGTTACTGGAGGGTCATGTTAAAAGGGAACATGTACTGGTGCTAAGGCTGCAGTTTAGCAGCATCCACAGCCCCTGTTCCAGAGGGAcagaagcacagcagagcagactTCTTGAACTCAGCTGGTAAGAAAaacctgcctgtgctgctgctgttttgtcCTGTGGCTTctgggaaaaaagcccaaaggGTGGAAGggtggaacagcagcaggaaatgatAAGCAGGAAGTAGCAGGGTATGGAAGTGAAGAGCTATGCAGGAACAGAGCACAGTCTCTGTCCCAGCTTGGAGGCACTGTGCCATGGAGTGCACCCCAGAGTCCAGCAAGTCTGCCTTTTGTCACTTATGTCCTTAGAGAATCAGGACTGCAGTGCTAAGTCCTGGGCAAGAGCAGCTTCCAGAAGCATATGACGGTTTTCTCAATTAACACTAAAACAGCCCCAATCCAAATCACAGTAATCTTCATTTCCAAAAAGACACTACAAGCCTAATGAAGATGAGAATGTGAGATGGTCACCTAGATGCCTGCAACAGTAAATCCCATTAGAATGagcaagttacagtaatttcacgaatacaagccgcaccaatttgaccaaaagtttagtggaaacccggaagtgcggctaatattcgagggcagctaatacatgaacaatattctaaaagctgccaacacggaagtgagagcccgcggcagccccaagccaagctggagcccggccggccctggctgaggtgggaaagcctggcagaggcggggccagcagtgtgggggtgggcggcagagcctgggcgaactggggctagcagtgcaggggagcatggcagaagcaggaaggccggcgggtggggctgcctggcagcgggggaagcccagcagaatcggggccagcagcgtgggggagcccggcggtgcgggggcctgcagtgccggccagggcgaggaaacgcggcggcggtgcagacgggagggggcggccggcgagcctggcggcggccgccccaccgacagagcctggcagcggcggcagccctgccggccgggcgagctaacatggcgcggggcggctggcgtgcctggcagcggcggcggcggctggcccgccggcagggcgagcaaacgcggcagcgaggcgttgctgacgggagaggggggccagtgagcccagcggcggctgcagcaccacccggccggccccgtcggcaaccatgagcgggccgagccttcctggccccgccccgagccagtaaaccccgctatgctgcgatcctgttactaattggccaatttgtgaaagctgcgcacggattctcgctacgaacgaaagtgcggctaatattcggggtgcggcttatctattgacaaagacagcaacatttcGAGGgaccggaagtgcggcttatactccgtgcggcttgtattcgtgaaactactgtaagttaCT includes:
- the LOC116996182 gene encoding LOW QUALITY PROTEIN: telomerase reverse transcriptase-like (The sequence of the model RefSeq protein was modified relative to this genomic sequence to represent the inferred CDS: inserted 9 bases in 7 codons; deleted 1 base in 1 codon), whose amino-acid sequence is MARGASCSPASPARAFVFCSFTAKHLLRDARRASGAVGGAARRXPRACFGRSMASWEPFAAVLSALRRCYAEAVPLETFVRRLGGGGAGDAEVLRAADGPGYRTFVGQCLVCVPRGARPIPRPFTFQQLSSQSEVTSRVVQRLCEKKKKNVLAYGYSLPDENSSQFPIVPLSKIHSYLPNTATETLCISGFWETLLSRIGDDVMMYLLEHCAVFMLVPPSNCYQVCGQPVYELISYNVASSLVFFQTKXSQSSCTSLLKYVRKRLMFHRKYLLKSCEWKYRQKCKDNVSRVRNEGNNKRRSLAPTDQCSAKAVSKASKQIRKVSEHQGKXSSSSSCVSATTPSRKRKIHREQPEIPAKRAKIVEKVREEKACSLVPDLNQSSSERSETACVSPRSESAIKPHHVSESSNSAVSDPLVHTSRGRRKFVAGKSYLLQGLRXNKPLGSNTEMQADSRRKRVEMRTYESQLPSGQTKSMDGTSKCRGQESPQPHLSNKLPYRLLSSAVYIEKKSLLYSCRSFHECFPKSFILNRLQDSEAGGRRLVEAIFFSQNQVQQRHXQSLPKRKWRKKALPKRYRQVRHTFEQLLKNHGKCAYLALLRKNCPIRISEISMRKINLSCQAVLPGEAGVQKQAEQFGKEPAKCVTSSRCESGHTDVPDSLGAPLAESVLRESXASEDQNSGEARDSALRELLKXHSSYWQVYMFVRDCLEKVIPTELWGSNHNKCRFLKNVKMFISRGRFAKISLQELMWRMRVNDCMWLRLGKGDYFVPADEHCFREELLAKFLYWLMGTYVVELLRSFFYITETMFQKNMLFYYRKFVWGKLQNIGIRNHFVKVQLRPLSSEEMETIRQKKFVPMASKLRFIPKPNGLRPIVKVDSVVEPRALSKESRKEGFYLLHCFMCI